The genomic DNA CTCATCCTCGCTGTTGGCCGCCACCGGCATCAAGGCGCCGAACCCTCGCACTTCCCGGAGCGCCACGCCGTATTTGACCAGCTCCCGCCGCACCGCCATGGCCCGCAGTTTGGACAACAGGTCGGCCCGCGCCGGGTCGTCCTTGGCGTCGCCAAAACCCACCAGCGTTACGCGTCGATCGGTTTTGCCGTGCTGCTTTATATAGTCGAGCACACGGCCCAGGTCCTGGTGGGCCTTGTTGTCCAGGCTGGCGCTGCCTTCTTCGAAGCGGAAATTCACGCTCAAGCGTTGGGCGTGGCGGCTCAGGGCCTGGTAGCCCTCGGGCATCAGTGCATTCGGCGTGACGGCCATGGCCTGGACGGTCTGGGCGATGAACCCGTTGGCCGCGACGATGGCCTGGCCCTTGTCGCTTTGGGCGAACGCCACCAAGGCCTCGGCCCACGGGTTGGTGCCCCAGGGGGGTAAATAGAAGAACAGGCGCCGGGAGAGTGGGTAGTCCTCGGTGGCGATCAGGTGGTTGAGCGGCAGCATGGGTTGGGAAGCGCCGTCGACAATGGCCAGCGCCTTGGCCTGGCGCACGTAGGGCAAACCGATGAAACCGATGCCTTGTGGGTCCTGGCTGACAGCGTCGGACAACTGTTCGCTGGACTCGAAGCGCCGGGCGCTAGGATCCAGGCGTTTGCCCTGTCGGCTGAGCACCAGCTCCTTGAAGGTGTCGTAGGTGCCGGACTGTTCATCCCGGGCATACAGATGAATCGGCCCGCCCGTCCCGCCGACGGCCTCCCAGGTTTTCGCCTCGCCACTGAATATCCGCGCCAGTTGCACGGTATCGAGTTGCTGCAGCGGGTTGTGGGGATGAAGGATGATCGCCAAGCCATCGATGGCGATGACCTGCTCGGCGGCAGGACTTTTCAGGTCGCCCAGGGACGATAATTCCTTCAGCTCACTGTCCTTGATCGGCCGGGAAGAGGCGGCCAGGTCGGCGCTGGCCTGCTTGAGGGCGGCGAAACCGGTGCTGGAGCCGTGGGCCGCGATGTCGACTTCCACCCGCCGGCCATCGGCAGTCTGGCCGACGATGCGTTGCTCGTTGTCACGCCCGGTGATTTCACTGCTGACCCTGCGCAGGCCCTGATCCTCCATCAAGCCTCTGACCAGGGCCGGCCCTAGCGCCGCGCCGATGGTATTGGAGCCCTGGAGGCGCAAGGCTGGGCCCTGTTCGGGAATGGGCAACTTGCCGGCCCATGCCACGAACGGCAGCCAGAGGCCCATGAAAACCACAACACACAGCCGCATGCCGGCACCTTCTGAACCCGAGGAAGTGCCGGAAGATTAAGTCAGTCAGGTTACTGAAAGGTGACAGGGGTGCGACTTGTCAGGTGTAGCAGAGTGGTGCGGGAGCGGTGTGTTGTGGGAGCAAAGCTTGCTCGCGATACAGGCGACCCGATTTAACGGCGGGACCGTGTCATCGTTCATCGCGAGCAAGCTTTGCTCCCACAGGCTTGCTCCCACAGGGTTTGATGTGACGCGATCAGCTCAGTTGCAACCAGATCGGCGCATGGTCAGATGGTTTTTCCATGCCCCGCAGCTCATAGTCCACGCCAGCGTCCTTGACCCGTGGCAGCAGGCCGTGGGAAGTGAGGATCAGGTCGATGCGCAGGCCGCGTTTGGGCTCGTCCTCGAAACCGCGGCTGCGGTAGTCGAACCAGCTGAAACGGTCGGTGACGTCCGGGTTCAGGTGGCGGAAGCTGTCCACCAGGCCCCAGTTCTTCAGGCGGGCCATCCATTCGCGCTCTTCCGGCAGGAAGCTGCACTTGCCGGTTTTCAGCCAGCGCTTCATGTTGTCCGGGCCAATGCCGATGTCGCAGTCTTCCGGGGAAATGTTCACGTCGCCCATCACCACCACTGGCTGGTCGTTGCTGAAGCGGCTTTCCAGCAGTTGCTGCAGATCGCTGTAGAAACGCTCCTTGGCCGGGAATTTGGTTGGGTGGTCGCGGCTTTCACCCTGGGGGAAGTAACCGTTCATGATGGTCACCGGCACGCCGTTGGCATCGGCGAAGGTGCCCCAGATGAAGCGCCGCTGGGCGTCCTCGTCGTCACTGTCGAAGCCTTTGTACAGGCTCAGCGGCGCCTGGCGGGAGAGCAGGGCGACGCCGTAGTGGCCTTTTTGCCCGTGGTAATGCACGTGGTAACCCAGGGCCTGCACCTCGGCCAGGGGGAATTGCTCGTCGTGAACCTTGGTTTCCTGCAGCCCGATCACATCCGGCTGGTGCTTCTCGATCAGCGCCGCCAGCTGATGGGGGCGGGCGCGCAGCCCATTGATGTTGAAGGAGACGATCTTCATGGTCGGCTGTCCTGGCAAAACTGCGATGCTAGCTGACATGTGGGAAGGGAGCCAGCGTGGCAGTAGGACAAATGCGCTGCTAATGTCCTTTGCATGTAGGAACGATCACGACCCTCTCGGGTTCGTACTCAATAAGAGCAGGGCCTCACCGAGCCTCGCCCCAGGAGATCCAACACCATGCCTGAAACTGCAACCGCCATCGCCGACGTCCATATGCTCGACAGCGGTTATTCCCGTGAAGCCCGTTCGTTGCTGTACCAGGCCTATCGCCATGAGCCGACCTTCAGCTACCTGTTCGAATCCGAGCGTCCCGGTTATGAACAGCGGGTGCGGGCTACGGTGCGTGAGCTGGTCAAGCAGCATTTTCTTCAGGACCTGCCGGCCATCGGCCTTCTGGTCAACGACCGCCTGATCGGCATCGCCCTGATCGCCCCGCCACAGCGGCGCTTGGGCATCACCGAAAGTTGGGCCTGGCGCCTGCGCATGGTCTTGAGCACTGGTTTCCGTTGCACTCGGCGCTATCTGGAGTACCACGCGGCGGTGCTGGCCTGCCTGCCGTCGGATGCGGTCCATGTATTGCCGCTGCTGGGGATTCATCCGCAGTTCCAGGGCAAGCATTTCGGCGAGCAGTTGCTCGAGGCGGTCCATAACTGGTGTGCGGTGGACGAGCATTCCCGAGGGGTGGTGCTGGACACTGGCAACCCGCGTTATCTTGAGTTTTATAAACGCCAGGGTTACGAGGAAATCGGTGAGGTTGCGGTAGGACCGATCCGCGAGCATGTGTTCTTCCACGCCAACCCACAGGTTCTGCAAAGCGCAACGGGCTAATCGGTCGAACTTTTGCGAAATGTCCGGCTCTATCAGGCACCTACGCTCGTGATAGCATCCGCGCCATGAACCTCTCAGGAAGAATGACCCGTGGCGCGCTTTTGCTGTCCCTCAGCTGCGCGGCGCTGGCAAACAGTGAATTGGAAGTACGCGTCCAGCCGTCCAACGACGAACTCAAGGCCAACGTAGAAGGTTACATCGGTGGCTTGGGCGATCGTGATGAGGAGGCCTTGCTGCGCTTCAGTCGCGGCGCCGAGGAGCAGGCGCGCAAGGCCGCCCAGGCGCTGGGCTACTACCAGCCGCAGATCGACAGTGAGGTCAAGGGCGGCAAGGACCCACGCCTGGTGCTCACCATCGACCCCGGCGAGCCGGTGCACCTGCGCAACGTCACCGTGCGCATCGATGGCCCGGCGGCGGCGCTCAAGGCCTTTCGCGTACCCAGCAACGCCGCCCTGAAACCCGGCGCAGTGCTCAACCATGGTCGCTATGAAGACGCCAAGCGGGTGATCCAGAACCAGGCCTCGCGCTATGGTTTTTTCAGCGGGCGCTTCACCCAGCAGAAACTCCTGGTGGACCCCCAGGCGGGCATCGCCGACATCGAACTGGTCTACGACAGTGGCCCGCGCTATGCCTTGGGCCCGGTGAGCTTCGAGGGCGACACGCCGTTCGACGAAGACCTGCTGCGACGCATGGTGCCGTTCAAGGCGGGTGCGCCCTACGACTCCGAGCTGATTGCCGAACTCAACCAGGCCTTGCAATCGAGCGGCTATTTTGAAGGTGTTCGGGTGGATGCGGCCCCCACCGCAGCCACCAACAATGTCATTCCGGTGGCGGTCAAGCTCGATACGCGCAAGCCGCGCACCATGGGCCTGGGCCTGGGTTTTTCCACCGACGTCGGCCCCCGGGCCAAAGCCAACTGGACGCGCCACTGGGTCAACCCCCCAGGGCCACAGCTATGGCTGGGAAGCGGAAGTGTCGGCGCCCCGGCAGAACGTCGGCCTGTGGTACGACGTGCCGCTGGACCCGCCGCTGACCGACAAGATGCGCTACGCCGGCGGCTATCAATATGAAGAACTGGCCGGCACCGACAGCCTCAGCAAACTGCTCACCGTGGGCCCGGAATGGCACAGCAAGTTGCCCAGTGGCTGGCAGCGGGTGGTGTCGCTCAAGTGGCAGCGCGAGGAGTATCGCCTCGGCGACGATGCGGGGCTGAGCACGCTGTTGATGCCGGGCGTGAGCTATTCCTACCTGCGCAGCGACAACCGCATCGACCCGCACAACGGCTACCGTTTGCAGTTCGACACCAAGGTCGCCAAGGAAGGGCTGGGCTCGGACAACAACCTGGTATACGGCACCGCCATGGTCAAGGGCCTGACCACGGTGTTCGACAAACATCGCCTGCTGGCTCGGGGCGCAGATCGGCGGCAGCGCCACCAATGGCTACAAATCCATCCCGCCGTCCCTGCGTTTTTTCGCCGGTGGCGACCAGAGTGTGCGGGGTTACGACTACCAGAGCCTGTCGCCGGAAAACGCCGAGGGCGACCGTATCGGCGGACGTTACATGGTCGCCGGCAGCCTTGAGTACCAATATTCCGTCGCGGAAAAATGGCGGGTGGCGACGTTCGTCGACCAGGGCAACTCCTTTAACAGCCTTGAGCTGCCGAGCTTGAAGACCGGCGTAGGTGTCGGCGTGCGCTGGGTGTCGCCGGTGGGGCCGATCCGCCTCGACCTGGCCCATGCGATGGACGATGAAGGCGGCATTCGATTGCACTTTTCCATGGGGCCTGAGTTGTGACGCGTGGTGTGAAGAGGACGCTGTTAGCGCTCGCCGGGGTGCTGGTGGCAGTCGTGCTGGCCTTGAGCGTGGTGCTGGGCACGGCCTTTGGCAGCCGCTGGGCCCTTGGCCTGGTGCCGGGGCTGAACGTGGAGAATTTCCAGGGTCGGCTGGGCGGGCAGTGGAGCGCCGATCACCTGCTGTGGCTGCAAGGCGACAGTCGGGTGGAGGTGGATCGGCTGATATTCGCCTGGTCACCGCTGTGCCTGGCGCGCATGACCCTGTGCATCGAACAGCTCAAGGCCGATCAGGTCGCCTTGCAGTTGCCAGCCTCGGCCGATGAGCCGAGCAGCGGTCCGATCAGCTTGCCGGACCTGGATTTGCCGCTCGCCATCGAACTGGGCGATGTGCAGGTCGGCAGTCTGTCGTTCAACGGCAGCGAGCAGCTCAAGGGCCTGCAATTGGTTGCCCACTGGACTGCCGAGGGTCTGCAGATCGACTCGGTGCAATTGCAGCGCGACGAACTGGGCCTGACGCTGTCCGGCTTGCTCAAGCCCGGCGGTGACTGGCCATTGAATGCCGAAGGCCGGTTGACCTTGCCGGTGCCGGGGGCCACGCCCTGGGCCCTGGACCTGAAAGTTGACGGCAACCTGCTCAAGACCCTCAACCTCAAGGCCGACAGCAGCGGTTACCTGCAAGGCCAGTTGACCGGCGAGCTGCAACCGCTGGCGGACAACCTACCCGCCAAGGTGCGCATCACCGCCGACGGCTTCAAGGCCAGCGCCGATCTGCCGGACACCTTGTTGCTCAATCAGCTGGAACTGACCGGCGAAGGCGATCTGAAGAAGGGTTATCAATTGCTCGGCAAGGCGACATTGCCCGCCGAAAAAGGGCCAGTCGCGTTGCTGCTGCAAGGCACCGTGGACGCCGATGGCGCCCGGATCGCCGGCCTGGATCTGGATGCCGGCAATCAGCAAAGCCTGAAACTCAGCGGGCAAGTGGACTGGCGCGAAGGCCTGAGTGCCGAGGCGAAAGTCGCCTGGCTGGATTTCCCCTGGCATCGCCTGTATCCGCTGATCGACGAGCCGCAGGTGAGGTTGCGCAGCTTCAATGGCGAAGTCTCGTACACCGATGGCAACTACCTGGGCAATTTCCAGGCTGCGCTGGACGGACCCGCCGGGGCCTTTAGCCTGGACAGCCCGTTCAGCGGCGACCTGACGCAAATCCACCTGCCGCAGCTCAAGCTCGCCGCGGGGCAGGGTAAGGCCGAAGGGCATCTGAGCCTGCAATTTGCCGACGGCATCGCCTGGGACACGGCGCTGCAACTGTCGGCCATCAACCCGGCGTACTGGCTCGGTGAACTGCCCGGGACCCTGGCCGGGCCGTTGCGCAGCAAAGGGGCAATGAAGAACGAGCGCCTCGACCTCGACGCAGAGCTGGATCTCAAGGGCCAGCTGCGTGGCCAACCGGCGCTGTTCCAGGCCAAGGCCAGCGGCGCCGGCGAGCAGTGGAACCTCAGCGCGCTGGACATCCGCCTGGGGGACAACCGCATCACCGGCAGCGGCAGCCTGCAACAGAAGCTCACCGGCCAGATCGACATCAAGCTCGCCCGCCTGGCCCAGCTCTGGCCGCAACTGCGCGGCCAAGTGGTCGGCCGGGTCGATGTCGCCGGCACACTCAAGGCGCCCCAAGGCAAGCTCGGCCTGCAAGGCACGCAACTGGCATTTCAGGACAATCGCCTGCAAAGCCTGAACCTGGATGCGACCCTCGACAGTGCCCAGCGCGGCAAGCTCGACCTCAAGGCCAGCGGTATCCGCGCCGGTGAAACTTCGTTGGGCGTGCTGACCGTCAGCGGGCAGGGCGACATCAAACGGCAAACACTCAACCTGGACTTGCAGGGGCCGCAGCTCGACACGACCCTGGCGTTCGACGGTGCCCTCGACCAGGGCAATTGGCGCGGGCGCCTGGCCAGCGGCGCGGTGCAGGCCGGCGGTCAAGCCTGGCGCCTGCAAGCCCCGGCGAAGCTGGAGCGCCTGGCCGATGGCACGCTCAACGTCGGCGCCCATTGCTGGCGGTCCTTTGAGGCCAGCCTGTGCGGTGAAGACCAACGGCTGATGCCGGAGCCGAAGCTGCGCTACCACCTCAAACAATTCCCCATCGAAAGCCTGGCCCAGTGGATGCCCAAGGATTTTGCCTGGCAGGGCCGGCTCAACGCGGACCTGCAACTGGACTTGCCGGCCAGCGGCCCGAATGGCCGGATCCAGGTGGACGCCAGCGGCGGTACTTTGCGGATTCGGGATAAGGAGAGCGATAAGCCGCAATGGCTGGACTTCCCTTATCAGACCCTGACGCTCAACAGTCGTCTGACCCCCAAGCGCATCGATACCGACCTGAATTTCGTCGGCGCCAAGCTCGGCGAACTGATGCTCCGGGCGCAGATCAACCCGCTGCCGGCGAGCAAGCCCTTGAGCGGTTCGTTCCGCCTGACCGGCCTGGACCTGTCCGTGGCCCGGCCGTTCGTGCCAATGGTGGAAACCCTCACCGGTCACCTGAACGGTAGCGGGACGTTGTCCGGTGGCTTGCTCGCGCCCCAGGTCAACGGCAACCTGGTGCTCAGCGACGGCGAAGTCTCCGGCCCGGAACTGCCAGTCAGCCTCGAGGCCTTGCAGGTGCGGGCGATGATCGCCGGTGAAACGGTACGGCTCGACGGCAACTGGAAAAGCGGCAAGAGTGGGCGGGGCAGCCTGACGGGAAACATCGGCTGGGGCGAGGCCCTGACCCTGAACCTGGCCCTCAAGGGCTCGCAGTTGCCGGTCACCGTCGAACCGTACGCGGTGCTCGATGTCGCCCCGGACCTGAACATCACGATGCAGGGCGAGCAGCTTTCCATTGCCGGCAAGGTCCTGGTGCCCAAAGGCGAGATCACCGTCCGCGAACTGCCGCCGTCCACCGTCAAGGTGTCGGATGATACGGTGATCGTCGGCCACCAGACCGAGGAGGGCAAGGCGCCGATAGCCATGGCGATGGACATCGACGTGATCGTCGGCCAGGACAAGCTCGCGTTCTCGGGTTTCGGCCTGACGGCCAACGTGCAAGGCCAGGTGCACATCGGCGACAACATGGACACCCGCGGTGAACTGTGGCTCAACGACGGCCGCTATCGGGCCTACGGGCAACGGCTGACGGTGCGCCGGGCACGGCTGCTGTTCGCCGGCCCCATCGACCAGCCCTACCTGGACATCGAAGCGATTCGCCAGACCGACGACGTGATCGCCGGCATCCGCTTGAGCGGCAGCGCCGAGCAACCGACCACGCAGATCTTCTCCGAGCCGGCCATGAGCCAGGAGCAGGCGTTGTCCTACCTGGTACTGGGCCGGCCGCTGAGCACCACGGGCGAGGACAACAACATGCTTGCCCAGGCGGCGCTGGGCCTGGGGCTGATGGGCAGTTCGGGCGTGACCAGCAGCCTGGCCAGTAACCTGGGTATCGATGATTTCCAACTCGACACCCAAGGCAGCGGCAACACCACCAGCGTGGTCGCCAGCGGCAACCTCTCGGAAAAACTCAGCCTGCGCTACGGCGTCGGCGTGTTCGAACCGGCCAACACCATCGCCCTGCGCTACAAGCTCAGCAAGAAGGTCTACCTCGAAGCCGCGAGTGGCGTCGCCAGTTCGCTGGATATCTTCTACAAGCGCGATTTCTAAACCCTTCCCCAATCCCCCTGTGGGAGCGAGCTTTTCCCACAGGTTTGTCGGCATTTCGTCTGCTGGTTAGTAGCAAGCTAACTATTTGTTTGACATTTGCTGCCTAAGCAGTAATATTTCGACATACATTCACTGCCTAGGCAGCAAACGGTGCTCAGATGAAGCATTTCACCCCAGACGACTTTCACAATTGCCACCTCGGCATGCTGCTCGGCCGCGCCGCGCTGCTCAAGGACCGGATCATCGACACCCACATGGAGCCCGTCGGCATCACCGCCGCGCAGTTCAAGGTGTTGATCATCATGGCCCAGCACGGCATCGACACGCCGGTCGAGCTGTGTCGCTACCTGTCCCTGGACAGCGGCTCGATGACGCGGATGCTCGATCGCCTGGAGCAGAAAGGTTTCCTGGTCCGCCAACGCTCGGCAGAGGACCGGCGCCAGGTGCAATTGGTACTGACCGAAGCCGGCCAGGCCCTCGCCGATCGCCTGCCGTTCATTGGTGCCGACGCTATGAACCAGCTGGCCGGCGCCATCAGCCGCGAGGAGCTGCAAACCCTCGAAGACATCCTCAAGAAAATACTGCTCGCCGCCGGTGATCCCATCACTGTGTTGCGATTGGGGGAGAAATGAAACGTCAAACCTTGCGTGCCCGCTTGAGCCTGGTGCTGTTGGCCATGAGCCTCGCCGGTTGTGCCAGCTACAGCGGCCTGAAGACCGAAGGCGTCAGCCTCGAGGCCAAGAGCCTCCAGGCTGGACAGTCCCTGACCGGGGTCACGCTGTCGCCGGCCGCGTGGCCGAAAAACGACTGGTGGAAAAGCCTCGGTGACCCGCAACTCGACGGCCTGATCCGTGAAGCCCTGCGCGACAGCCCGGACATGCAGGTCGCCAGCGCCCGGGTCCACCAGGCCAGTGCCGCGGCCTATGCCGCCAACGCGGCGCGCCTGCCGACCCTGGATGCCAGTGGCAGCGTCAGCCGTTCGCGCCTGGCCCGTGACCAGGATCCGCAAGGGCAGGGCGGGGCGTACAGCACCCTGCGTTCGCTGAGTGTGGACTTCAACTACAACTTCGACCTCTGGGGTGGCCAGCGTGCCGCCTGGGAAGCCGCCCTGGGCCAGGCCCGCGCCGCCGAGATCGATCGCCAGGCCGCGCAACTGACCCTGGCCGCCGACGTGGCCCGGGCCTACAGCGACCTGGGCCAGGCCCACATCATTCATGATCTGGCCGCCGAAGACCTCAAGCGCACCCGGCAGATGCTCGACCTGGGCAAGCGCCGCCTCAGCGCCGGGATCGACAGCGAGTACCAGTTCCAGCAGACCGAAAGCCTGGAAGCCAGCGCCGATGCGACTCTGATCGACGCCGAGAAACGCCTGCAAAGCGCCAAGATCGCCCTGGCGGTATTACTGGGCAAGGGCCCGGATCGCGGCAATGAAATCGCCCGGCCCAATGTGCTGCAAGCCAGCGCGGTCGCCTTGCCGTCGAACCTGCCGGCCGAGTTGCTGGGTCGCCGTCCGGACTTGGTCGCGGCGCGCTGGCGGGTCGAGGCGGCCAGCAAGAACATCGAAGCCGGCAAGACCAATTTCTACCCCAACCTCAACCTGAGTGCGGCGGCGGGGGTGCAGTCATTGCTCGGCGATGCGATGTTCGGTTCGGCCAGCCGCTTCTTCAACGTGGCGCCGACCGTGTCGCTGCCGATCTTCGATGGCGGCCGTTTGCGGGCGGACCTGGATGCCCGGGACGCCGATTACGACCTGGCGGTGGCGCAGTACAACAAGAGCCTGGTCACGGCCCTTGGCGATGTCAGCGACACCATCAACCAGTTGCGCGACATCGCTCGTCAGATCGGTGCCCAGCAACATGCCACCGACATCGCACAGAACTCCTACGACACCGTGGTCCAGCGCTACGGCTCGGGCATCGGTAATTACCTGGACGTGTTGAGCATCGAGCAGCAACTGCTCCAGGCCCAGCGCCAACTGGCGAACCTGAATGCCGAACAGATCGATTTGTCGATCCAACTGATGCAGGCCCTGGGCGGTGGTTTCGAAGCCCAGAGCCTGGCGGCGGCCACGCCGACCCACTGATTCGAGGGACTTGTCATGGCGACTGCCGAAACGACTCAATCCGAACAAACGCAAGACAGCGGCAACCCACGCAAGCGCAAGGTCATGCTGTTGGCACTGGCGCTGATCGTCATTCTCGCGGGCCTGGGTGTATGGGGCTGGCATGAACTGTATGGCCGCTGGAGCGAAAGCACCGACGATGCCTATGTGAACGGCAACGTGGTGGAGATCACCCCGCAGGTCACCGGGACCGTAGTGAGCATCGGTGCCGACGATGGTGATTTGGTGCGTGAAGGCCAGGTGCTGGTGCAGTTCGACCCGAACGACGCCGAAGTCGGGCTGCAAAGTGCCCAGGCCAATCTGGCCCGGACCGTGCGCCAGGTGCGTG from Pseudomonas beijingensis includes the following:
- the xthA gene encoding exodeoxyribonuclease III, which codes for MKIVSFNINGLRARPHQLAALIEKHQPDVIGLQETKVHDEQFPLAEVQALGYHVHYHGQKGHYGVALLSRQAPLSLYKGFDSDDEDAQRRFIWGTFADANGVPVTIMNGYFPQGESRDHPTKFPAKERFYSDLQQLLESRFSNDQPVVVMGDVNISPEDCDIGIGPDNMKRWLKTGKCSFLPEEREWMARLKNWGLVDSFRHLNPDVTDRFSWFDYRSRGFEDEPKRGLRIDLILTSHGLLPRVKDAGVDYELRGMEKPSDHAPIWLQLS
- a CDS encoding translocation/assembly module TamB domain-containing protein, which produces MTRGVKRTLLALAGVLVAVVLALSVVLGTAFGSRWALGLVPGLNVENFQGRLGGQWSADHLLWLQGDSRVEVDRLIFAWSPLCLARMTLCIEQLKADQVALQLPASADEPSSGPISLPDLDLPLAIELGDVQVGSLSFNGSEQLKGLQLVAHWTAEGLQIDSVQLQRDELGLTLSGLLKPGGDWPLNAEGRLTLPVPGATPWALDLKVDGNLLKTLNLKADSSGYLQGQLTGELQPLADNLPAKVRITADGFKASADLPDTLLLNQLELTGEGDLKKGYQLLGKATLPAEKGPVALLLQGTVDADGARIAGLDLDAGNQQSLKLSGQVDWREGLSAEAKVAWLDFPWHRLYPLIDEPQVRLRSFNGEVSYTDGNYLGNFQAALDGPAGAFSLDSPFSGDLTQIHLPQLKLAAGQGKAEGHLSLQFADGIAWDTALQLSAINPAYWLGELPGTLAGPLRSKGAMKNERLDLDAELDLKGQLRGQPALFQAKASGAGEQWNLSALDIRLGDNRITGSGSLQQKLTGQIDIKLARLAQLWPQLRGQVVGRVDVAGTLKAPQGKLGLQGTQLAFQDNRLQSLNLDATLDSAQRGKLDLKASGIRAGETSLGVLTVSGQGDIKRQTLNLDLQGPQLDTTLAFDGALDQGNWRGRLASGAVQAGGQAWRLQAPAKLERLADGTLNVGAHCWRSFEASLCGEDQRLMPEPKLRYHLKQFPIESLAQWMPKDFAWQGRLNADLQLDLPASGPNGRIQVDASGGTLRIRDKESDKPQWLDFPYQTLTLNSRLTPKRIDTDLNFVGAKLGELMLRAQINPLPASKPLSGSFRLTGLDLSVARPFVPMVETLTGHLNGSGTLSGGLLAPQVNGNLVLSDGEVSGPELPVSLEALQVRAMIAGETVRLDGNWKSGKSGRGSLTGNIGWGEALTLNLALKGSQLPVTVEPYAVLDVAPDLNITMQGEQLSIAGKVLVPKGEITVRELPPSTVKVSDDTVIVGHQTEEGKAPIAMAMDIDVIVGQDKLAFSGFGLTANVQGQVHIGDNMDTRGELWLNDGRYRAYGQRLTVRRARLLFAGPIDQPYLDIEAIRQTDDVIAGIRLSGSAEQPTTQIFSEPAMSQEQALSYLVLGRPLSTTGEDNNMLAQAALGLGLMGSSGVTSSLASNLGIDDFQLDTQGSGNTTSVVASGNLSEKLSLRYGVGVFEPANTIALRYKLSKKVYLEAASGVASSLDIFYKRDF
- a CDS encoding GNAT family N-acetyltransferase → MPETATAIADVHMLDSGYSREARSLLYQAYRHEPTFSYLFESERPGYEQRVRATVRELVKQHFLQDLPAIGLLVNDRLIGIALIAPPQRRLGITESWAWRLRMVLSTGFRCTRRYLEYHAAVLACLPSDAVHVLPLLGIHPQFQGKHFGEQLLEAVHNWCAVDEHSRGVVLDTGNPRYLEFYKRQGYEEIGEVAVGPIREHVFFHANPQVLQSATG
- a CDS encoding phosphate ABC transporter substrate-binding/OmpA family protein; amino-acid sequence: MRLCVVVFMGLWLPFVAWAGKLPIPEQGPALRLQGSNTIGAALGPALVRGLMEDQGLRRVSSEITGRDNEQRIVGQTADGRRVEVDIAAHGSSTGFAALKQASADLAASSRPIKDSELKELSSLGDLKSPAAEQVIAIDGLAIILHPHNPLQQLDTVQLARIFSGEAKTWEAVGGTGGPIHLYARDEQSGTYDTFKELVLSRQGKRLDPSARRFESSEQLSDAVSQDPQGIGFIGLPYVRQAKALAIVDGASQPMLPLNHLIATEDYPLSRRLFFYLPPWGTNPWAEALVAFAQSDKGQAIVAANGFIAQTVQAMAVTPNALMPEGYQALSRHAQRLSVNFRFEEGSASLDNKAHQDLGRVLDYIKQHGKTDRRVTLVGFGDAKDDPARADLLSKLRAMAVRRELVKYGVALREVRGFGALMPVAANSEDEGRVRNRRVEVWVY
- a CDS encoding efflux transporter outer membrane subunit is translated as MKRQTLRARLSLVLLAMSLAGCASYSGLKTEGVSLEAKSLQAGQSLTGVTLSPAAWPKNDWWKSLGDPQLDGLIREALRDSPDMQVASARVHQASAAAYAANAARLPTLDASGSVSRSRLARDQDPQGQGGAYSTLRSLSVDFNYNFDLWGGQRAAWEAALGQARAAEIDRQAAQLTLAADVARAYSDLGQAHIIHDLAAEDLKRTRQMLDLGKRRLSAGIDSEYQFQQTESLEASADATLIDAEKRLQSAKIALAVLLGKGPDRGNEIARPNVLQASAVALPSNLPAELLGRRPDLVAARWRVEAASKNIEAGKTNFYPNLNLSAAAGVQSLLGDAMFGSASRFFNVAPTVSLPIFDGGRLRADLDARDADYDLAVAQYNKSLVTALGDVSDTINQLRDIARQIGAQQHATDIAQNSYDTVVQRYGSGIGNYLDVLSIEQQLLQAQRQLANLNAEQIDLSIQLMQALGGGFEAQSLAAATPTH
- a CDS encoding MarR family winged helix-turn-helix transcriptional regulator; the encoded protein is MKHFTPDDFHNCHLGMLLGRAALLKDRIIDTHMEPVGITAAQFKVLIIMAQHGIDTPVELCRYLSLDSGSMTRMLDRLEQKGFLVRQRSAEDRRQVQLVLTEAGQALADRLPFIGADAMNQLAGAISREELQTLEDILKKILLAAGDPITVLRLGEK